In Leptolyngbya subtilissima AS-A7, the genomic window CCTCGACATCGTCGTCGGGCAACTCGGGCTGGGCATCGAGCTGCTGGGCCAGCTCGGCTAATGACGCGTCAAATCGAGTGCGGCGACGCAGGCGATCGATCGCCCTAAACCGACCCACCGACACCAGCCACGGCCTTGGTTTAGCTGGCATTCCATCCCGTGGCCACTGCTCCATCGCTACGGCGAAGGCGTCGTGCAGCGCTTCTTCGGCCAGGTCAAAATCTCCCAGTAGGCGAATCAGCGTGGCAAAAACCCGACGCGACTCAGCCCGGTAAATGGCCTCTACCTGCCTCTGCATCTGGAGGGATTCGTTCATGGTTAGCGCTCCTACCAGCAAAGTCGGTTGTCTAAATTCATTTTAATTTAGTGCAATTGTACTGCTGACTGGCTAATTCGATCGCCAATTTAGCCATTCAACAAGTCAAGAAAGCCTGACTCAGCCGCCATATTGCTCCAGAGCATTGCCCTATATACTCCTTGGACGAATGGGAGTCAGAACTAAAATGAATTTCATTTGAAAATGTTTTGAAATTGAGCTATGCTCCAGAGATGAATTTTTAGGAATGGTTCTGGAGCTGCCCCTTAGCCCTTTGCTAGCTGGGCGGCTCGCCTGGAGCACAGGCTGGATGGTTAACGCTAATCCCTAAGCAAGGTTGGCCAAACCTAGGTCACGTAGTCTTTTCCTAAAGGCATCTGCACGCTGGATTTTTCACAAATCCTTACATAGGAGTCACTCAATGTTGGGACAACTGGATAGTTTAGCGGGTCTATCAAACCCGCCGGTGGCTGCTCGCTTGCAGGGCCTTTCGTTGGAGCAGCTACAGCGGCTGCCGGTATCTGGGTCTAGTCATTTTGGACGGCGCAGCTATTTGCCCGCTGCCAGCGATCGCCTCTGGCTGCTCAAAGCCGGGGCGGTGCGCACCCTAACTTACCTAGAAGATGGCACTGCGATTGCCTTAGGCCTCTGGAGCGCGGGCGATATTGTAGGGAAATTTCTCTCCAATGCAGAGCCCTATTTAATTGAAGCCGTCAACGATGTCGAGGCGGTGTGCATTTCCCTGTCTGACTGGCAGCCGCCAGTGGACGTGATCACCAGCTACCTAAAGCACGCCGAAGCGCTGATGGTGGTGCGCACCCATCGCCGAGCCGAGGCTGCTTTGCTGGGGCTGTTGCAGTGGTTGGCCAACCGCTTTGGTCTACAGCTTGAGCGCGGCTGCCTGATTGACCTCAAAATTACCCACCAAGACCTGGCCGATTTTAGCGGTCTCAGCCGAGTGACGGTGACTCGCCTGCTGCGCCAGTTTGAAGAGCAGGGGCTGATTTACCGGCGATCGCGCCAGCTGATCTTGGCGGAATCTAGCGACCACTGGCATTACGAAATTTAGCTAGGGCTAAGGTGAGAACGCAGCGAACGAGCCTGGTACTGCTGTCTCGACGAGTAGGGCACAGAGTCTTATAACTCAATCCACAGGGCATTAGATTGAAAATCAATCGCAAGTTGATCGCAGATTGAATCTAACTGCTGTAGACTTTAGCCTAGGCTGGTCAGGTTTGGCCCGCCAGCTTTGCTGCCTGTCCTGACTCTCTGCTGCGTTAATGACCCAGTCTTCTCAAGCAATTGATACCCCGCCCACAGGCGATCGCCCCCAGGGCACAACCGCCCCTGCCCCGTCCCCAAAACCTGCCTCTCGCACCCGCGATCACCTGGCCAACGAGCGCACCTACCTAGCTTGGATGCGTACCGCGATCGCCCTGATTGGCTTCGGCGTTTTAATTGCTCGCCTGCGCTACCTGGTTTCGCCCGATGTGCCCGGCACCGGCCAGGGCTGGCTGGTGGGGCTAGGCCTATCCTCCATTGGCCTGATTACCGTGCTGTTGTCGACCTGGCACTACTTTGCGGTTCTTGACGCCATTGAAAGCAGCACCTATGAACCCAGCCGCCGCTGGGTGATTCTCTTTAGTCTGGTGGTCACGCTGCTGGGGGCGGGAGTGCTGTACGTGCTGTTTTCAGCACCAGCGTCGGTGAAAGGGTTTTCGATGATGTAAGGAGTGATGAATGGGGAGTAGGGGGTGAAGCTGCTGATCTGAAGCACGACTTCAAGATTCGAAGCTTCTACCTCTACTCCTTACCCGCCCACCCCCTACCCATCCACCTCCTACCCATCCACCCATTTCAGGAGTCCGTCACCCTTGGTTGATCTCAGCAGCAACCGCGATCGCGCCGCCGCTTCCCCCTGGGGGAGTGGGGCTACCCTGGCGGCCTGGATTTTGCTGGGGCTGCTGGCGCTGGGGCTGGCGGCCAGCTTTTGGGTGGTCATTCCCGCCGGGGAGCGCGGTGTGTGGATGCGCTTTGGCCAAGTGCAGGAGGAGATTCTTGCCGAGGGGCTGCACTTTTTGATTCCCTTAGTGGATTCGGTAGAGACTTTGAGCACTCGGGTGCAAAAGCAGGAAATCGCCACCGAAGCAGCTTCTAAAGATTTGCAGGATGTGTTTAGCGATGTGGCCCTTAACTGGCACATTCTGCCCGACCAGGCCAACTTGGTGTATCGGCAAATCGGCGATGAGCCTGCGGTGGTGCGCTCTATCATCAACCCCGCCATAGAAGAGGTGATCAAAGCCGTGATCGCCCACTACACCGCCGAAGAGGTAATCACCCAGCGCGACCAGGTAAAAGCTGAGGTAGATGCAGGGCTGCGATCGCGCCTGTCTCCCTACAATCTGGCCATCGACGATGTCTCGCTGACTACCATTCACTTTTCGCAGCAGTTTCGCGATGCAGTAGAGGCTAAGCAAATCGCCGTGCAAGAGGCCAAACAGGCAGAGTTTGTTGCCAAAAAAGCCCTGCGTCAAGCCGAAATCGAGATCAATTTGGCTAGAGGAACCGCTGAAGCTCACCAAATTTTGCTAGAAACCTTAACCCCCAATGTGCTCAAGTATGAAGCACTACAAAAGTGGGATGGGCGGCTGCCTATGATTAGTGGAGAAGGAACCAGTACGGTGATCGAATTGGACGATTTGCTGCCAAGTGATGGGAAATAAAAAAGTTTTGAGTTATCAATTTTGAGTGTTAAGTTCTTTTTGTACGATAGACACTCAAAACTTAACATTCAAAACTAGGCTCATACTCCTTATCCCTTTATCCTTAAAAAACTCAAACCGCCACTTTCTCCGGTTCCACTAAAATCTCTTCAAAAGTTTTAGAAATGCGGGTGCGAAATCGCTTTTGATGGCGTAGCAAGATTACAGGCTGGGTCATCTCATAGGTATGCTGAGGCGCGTCGATATCATCCACAATTTCGATCGCCTTTAGAGTGCCGAGCTTTAGCTCCGATCGCACGATTGACCGGGGAAGAGCCGCAGCCCCAATGCCCCCTTCGACCACGGCTTTGATCATTTCGCTGGTGGTGAGAATGAGGGCTATTTCTAACGTGCTGGGGTCAACGCCCCAACCCTGAAGCGATTGCTCAAACATATAGCGGGAGCCAGATCCGGGTTCGCGCATGATCCAGACGGTGTCAGTGATTTCAGTGAGAGAGATGCGATCGCGGCCAAACCAAGGATGGCTTTGGCCAACTACGATCGCCACCACATCTTGACCGATCACCGACACCGACAAGTTTTGGCTGAGGGAGGGTTTTACCTCTCCGGTGACTAGCCCTAGGTCAAACATACCGCTCACGGTGCCGCTAACGATTTCCTCCGCATTGGCAATGGTGCAATTGATCGAAATGCCGGGGTAATGCTGCTTGAAGTGACTAATTTTATGGGGTAGCCAGTAGTTGCCTACGGTGAGGCTGCTGCCAACTTTTAAGCCACCCCGCTGGAGGTCGTTTAGCTCGCGCAAACCCTGGGCAGTTAGCTCCACCTGATCAAGAATTTTTTGGGCTTCAATCTGGAGCATTTCACCAGCGTCCGTCAGCTCAATATGCCTGCCAATCCGGTGAAATAGCTTCACTCCATACTCTTCTTCTAGGGTTTGAATAGATGCGCTCACCGCTGGCTGAGTAATGTAGAGCGAATCTGCCGCGCGGGTAAAGTGTAAATGTTCGGCCACCGCCAAAAAAACTCGGAGTTGCTCAAGCTTCATGGGAGCTAGTTTTGTGATGACTGAACAGTTTAAAAACTCTGTTCAATTATTGCATAAATTCTATTTATCAAACTCACAAAAAAGACTGTTTGATCCGTTTGTTTATTCAACCTAAGGTAAGGGGCAATTGGCAAAGTTTGTTAACCCCCATCGACGAGGTGCTGCGATCGTGACCGACTTACTGACCACTCTGGGGCGTAGCTCCATGGCGTTTGCCGCCACCAATCTCGACGACATCGTCATTTTGATGCTGTTTTTTTCCCAGGTAGGAGCAGCCCTGGGCAAGCGCCACATTGTGGCAGGTCAGTATGTAGGGTTTGCGGGTCTAGTCGCTCTGAGCCTGCCCGGATTCTTTGGCAGTTTACTCTTCCCCCGTCCATGGATTGGGCTGCTGGGGGTGGTGCCCATCGTCATTGGTCTGAGCCAACTGCTGTCGGTGGTCGCCGATGAGGCAAGTGGCGAAGATACCGGTGAGGTGCTGCTGGCGCCCACCAGCGGCGGGTCAGGCTGGCTGTCGCCCCAGACCACCAGCGTGGCGGCCATTACTATGGCCAACGGCGGCGACAATGTGGGCATCTACATGCCCATGTTTGCCAGCAGCGACGGGCTGGGGCTGGGGGTAACACTGGCGGTGTTTTTTGGGCTGGTGGGGGTGTGGTGTTTTGTGGCCTACCAGCTGACCCAGGTGGGAGCGATCGCAGCCCTGCTCACCCGCTATGGGTCTCAGGTGGTGCCCTTTGTGCTGATGGCATTGGGCGGGCTGATTTTGGTCGACAGCCACACCCTGGAGTACCGAGGGTTGACGGCTCTAACCCTCACCATCCTCGGCATCTGCGTCATCCATCTGCTGCGGGAGACGATGCGGCTCTCGGCGGCGGTTGCCGTTGGTAAACCCATGCCCGCAGCCCAGAGAATGGACGGGTAGCGTTTTTGCCCCTATGCCCTCGCTCCCGCAAACCTTGATCAAAGCCGCGCTCGCATTTGTAGCCACCAACCTAGACGACTTTGTTCTACTTATGGTGTTCTTTTCTCAGGTGCCTAACCGCTTCTCCCACCGCCAGATTTTTTGGGGTCGCTACCTTGGCTTTGCCGCCCTGGTTATCCTCAGTCTGCCTGGTTTCTTTGGCGGTCTGGTGCTGCCTAAAGCCTACGTGGGGCTGCTGGGACTGCTGCCCATCGCCATTGGTCTCAGGCAGCTATTCAGGCGAGAAGACGAGGCCGAGGGGCAGGTTGTGCCTCCCAAGCTGCCCCTGCTAAATGCCCAGATGGCGGCGATCGCAGGCATTACCCTGGCCAACGGCGGCGACAACATTGGCATCTATGTGTCGTTGTTTGCGGGCCAAACCTGGGCTGAACTGGGCCTGACCCTGCTGGTGTTTGGGGTGCTGGTTGCCCTCTGGTACTGGCTGGCTCGCGGGCTGGTTGACCAGCCTGGGGTGCGCGATCGTCTCACCGTCGTCGGTCACCGTCTGATGCCCCTAGTGTTGATTGGTTTGGGCCTGTTCATCTTGGTCGACGGCGGAACTTACCGCCTGATCGGCCGCTAGTTTTCACCCTAAAAAGGAGACTTTTCCTATGATTCGCACAATCAAAAATGCTTTGAGCTTTCTACTGTTTGCTGGAATTTTGCTGGTACTCGTCGGCGTCGCCCGTCCGGCCTTTGCCGACCCCATTGCCCAAAAAAGCTCTCAATACGCCGAAATCACCCAGGCGCTAACCGACTTACAACAGCTGCAATCTAACCCCGATGCTGACCTTAAAGCTGAGGGTTACACTGCGGACTCGCTCGCCCAAAAGCTCTCTGACCTGCGCTTTCAAAAGTATATTCAAGACACCAGCGAAGACTGGGGCATTTGCAGCAACACCACCGCTGCCACCGTCGGCGTCTACGGCTATGACCCCGACCACAAAAATGCCACCCCCGAGATTGCCTACCTGGGCGCAGGCCAAACCACCGACGACGACTGGGCCTGTACTGGCGTGTTTCTACCCAGCGATGCCTCGGTAACCGGCATTGAGCTGGGCGGTGAGGGGGCGATCGCCTCCCTCGTCGATGGCACCCGCCTCACCATCAGCGAAAACCCCATCACTGGTGCGATCGAGTTTGATGCCCCGATCTACAAGGTGCTGAAAGCGGCCGATACTACCCTACCGCTGCCCGAGTTCACCCTGGCCGACGTGGCTACCCAGGTGGCGACAGCCCCAGTCGATTAGGAAGTAGGGAGTGGGGGGTGAGAAGGTAAACTTTCACCCGCCCATCCTACCCCCGCCTGTTTTTCTACCTTTCCCGAGCGGGAAAACTAACCATAAATAAACCTATAAAAAGCAGGCCTACAATGAAAATTCCTCTCCCTCCGAAGCGCTCCAAGCAGGCCATCGACTGGCAGCCTATTCTTAACCAAATGCAGCCAACCGATGGTCAATCGCTGCCCGTCTACCCCGGCGACCTCAAGGCAGCGCTGCTACACCATGCGGGCATGACTCGCCATCCCAAGGGAGAGGCCACCTTTCAACTGGCCCGAGAAATTGCCCGCCTCACCACCTGCTGCGATCCGGAAGTTGCCTACTGGTTTTCGCGCCTGGTCGAGCTAGTGGATGATGGTGTTGGATAAGTTTTATTGGTTGTGAGGCATCCCAGGGACGGCAGAAATTCGCCTACTGGAACCACGGCGCAGCTGGGCGCTGTCGGAACAAATTGGTAGTTCCTTGGGCAACGGTCCTAGGCTCCTGCCCACAAAAATGGCCTGATTAATTAGGCCATTTTTGTGGGCTCTTATTTGGGGCATTTACAGCGTTGCCGTTCTTCCCTAGGGAGCATATATCGAGAACAGACTAGGGGTAGAGTCAACAGACAGGCTGTCGCAAGACACCCGCTTGGCGGGGTGTTACGCTCAAAGATTGTCTACCACTGCCTCAACGCCAGCATGCTCGACCTGTTGCTCATGGCCAGCTTAGGATTTTTAGGCAGTTTTGGCCACTGCCTGGGCATGTGTGGACCCATTACCGTAGCTTTTTCGCTATCGCAGACCGACAGCGATCGCGATCGTTGGCAGCAGGTTAGGTTTCACCTACTACTCAACCTGGGGCGGCTGGCGAGCTACGCCCTAGTGGGCCTGATGATTGGGGCGTTGGGGTCGGTGCTGGTGGCCAGCGGACAAATGGCCGGCATCGGCAGCCCCCTACGGCGGGGGGTGGCCCTGGTGACCGGGCTGCTGCTGATCTGGTTTGGCCTAGCCCAAATCAGCCCTGGCCAGGTGCCTAAAGTGCCGCTGCTCAATCCCATGGCCCAGGCGAGCTGGCACAATCGGCTGAGCCGCGCTATGCAAGCACTCTCTCTCAACCCCCAGCGGTGGACGCCGCTGCTGCTAGGGTTAGCCTGGGGGCTAATGCCCTGTGGATTTTTGTACGCGGCTCAGCTGAAGGCAGCAGAGACTACTGACCTCTGGTGGGGTGGAGCTACCATGCTGGCCCTTGGGTTGGGCACGCTGCCAATGATGCTTGGGGTTGGGGTATCGACGGCCTGGGTCAGCAGCGATCGCCGGGGGCAGCTGTTTCGCCTAGGCGGCTGGATTACCCTACTGATTGGCCTGCTGACCTTGCTCCGAGGCAGCGACATGATCGACTTCACTGGCCATGGGGCGCTGGTGTTATTGCTGCTGGCGCTGATTGCTCGCCCCCTTAGCCGCCTCTGGCCAGCTCTACTTGTCTATCGGCGCACCTTAGGAGTGGGGACCTTTGTGCTCTCTGTAGCCCACGTTGCCCACATGGTCACCATGGGGTGGAATCCGGCCGCTTTGCCGTTTCTCTTGCCGAGCCTGCAAGCGGGCGGCTGGTCGGGCATGGTCGCCTTTGGGTTGATGGTGCCCCTGGCCCTAACCAGCTTTAATCGGGCCCAGGCGAGCTTGGGCCAACACTGGCGACGGCTCCATCTACTCATCATTCCTACTTTTGGGTTAGCGGTGACCCACACACTGCTCTTGGGTTCGAGCTATTTGGGTGCGTTTGAGCGCTCTACCCGCCACTGGCTGGCAGCTGCGGCCCTGGTGGTGCTGGCGCTACTGGCGCTGCTGTTGCGTTGGCGGCTGTTTTGGTCTCTGCTGTCTCTGGAGAAGTACTATGCGCCCGCCAAGTCTTAGTCTGGTGGCCGGGCTACTGATCGCCATCCTGGCCGGGCCACCGGCCCAGGCCCACAAGACCGAAGTGTCGGGCGATGTTGCGGGCACCTGGCACCTGGAACCCAACCACAGCCCCAAAGCCGGAGAACCAGCGCGCGTTTGGGTAGCCCTTACCCAACAGGGTGGCCAGGTCATTCCTCTAGAGCAGTGTGACTGCACCCTCGCTGTCTATGCCGCCAACCAGTCTGGGACCTCGCCAGTTGTGCAGCCTACCCTGCAAGCCATGTCGCCCGAGCGGTTTCAAAACATTCCTGGGGCCGAGATCACGTTTCCTGACCTGGGGGAATATCGCCTAGTGCTTACCGGTCGTCCTCAGGCCAATGCTACCTTTGCTCCTTTTGAACTCAGCTACACCACCGTTGTCGCCACGGGTAGCCGTAGCTCCGCCTCAGCTTCGGAAGCTGCGCCTGAGGCGGGGCGCTCCCCGGTCTGGATTGTGGGCGGAGTGGTGGTTGCGATCGCAGCCCTAGCCGCAGTAGTCAGCAAAGGGAAATCGCTGCATTGATTGTTCAAAATGGGTTGGCAGAGGGTTCTAACGGGCTGCCAAGGCTGTCTTTCAGCTAGCGATTAACCAGCGCCCATCGCTGCCGAAAGGCCACGACTTGCTCATTGAGATTCTCCATATCAATCAAAAAAGCGTCATGGCCGTGGGGAGAGTAGAGCCAGCCGAGCTGGGCCTGGGGCATCAGTTCGGCTAATTCTTGCTGCTCGGCGGGATGGTAGAGGAGGTCAGAGTCGATCGACACCACTAGGGTGGGGTGGTGAATGCTGGCCAGGGCTGCCTGGTAACGACGATCAGCATCTTGTCCTGGATGGACGGCCCCAACATCGTGGCGATCCATGGCGTGGGTCAGGGTGACGTAGGTGTTGGCGTCGAAGCGCTTCACTAGCTTGTCGCCCTGGTGATGGAGATATTGGGTGACGGCGTAGGGAGTGGAGGGTTGAGCGCTGGAGGACTGGGTTGGCGGGTTGCGGCCAAAGCGGTGGTGAAAGCTGGCCCAGGAACGATAGGTGCTCATGGCGATCATGCGCGCCACTGCTAGCCCCTGAGCGGGCGGGCGATCGGGGGAATAGTAGCCGCCCTGCCAGAGGGGGTCAGTGTAGATAGCCTGGCGCTGGGCTTCACTCAGACCAATGCACCAGGGAGAATGGCGGCCAGGGGCGGCAATGACGGCTAGGCTCTCAACGCGATCGCCATACTGCAAACCCCACTCCAAAGCCTGCATACCGCCGAGGGATCCGCCTATGACCAAGCGTAGAGATTTTACGCCCAACCCTTCTAGCAGCTTGGCCTGCACCTGCACCATATCTCGCACGGTGATGGCGGGAAAGGCTGCGCCGTAGGGCTGTCCTGTGGCTGGGTTAAGGCTCGTGGGACCAGTGGTGCCGTAGCAGCTGCCCAAAATATTGCTGCAAACCACAAAGTCTTGGGTTGGATCGAGGGTGCGTCCTGGCCTCAGCAACGGTTGCCACCAGTCATCGACATCGGCGGTGCCAGTGAGAGCATGGCAGACCAGTACGGCATTGTCGGCGCGATCGCTCAGCTCTCCCCAGGTGCGATAGGCCACCTGCACCTGGGGGAGAATGCCGCCCAGTTCTAGCTCTAGGGGATCGGGTAGGTGGTAGAGCCGGGTATGCGACGAGACAAGGTGGAGGTAGGACATAGAGGGTGGATGGGTGGGGAGTGGGAGGGTGGATGGGTAGGGAGTGGGAGGGTGGATGGGGATCTACCCTCGTGTCCCGTCGTTTCTTTTCGTCTCATCCTCTATTCCCTTAGCCCTTACAGCGCCTCAAACGCTTGCTCGAAGTCCGCCTTGATATCTTCGATATGCTCAATGCCGACTGAAACGCGCACCAGATCAGGAGACACCCCGGCGGAGCGTTGTTCATGCTCGCCGAGCTGCTGGTGGGTGGTGCTGGCGGGGTGAATCACCAGGGTTTTGGCGTCGCCGACGTTGGCGAGGTGGCTGGCGAGTTTGACCTGGTTGATGAATTTACGGCCCGCTTCCAAACCGCCTTTAATACCAAAGTTGAGCACGCCGCCAAAGCCGTTGTGCAGGTACTTGGTGGCGCGATCGTGGTACGGGTGCTCGGGCAGCCCTAGGTAGTTGACCCACTCCACCTGGGGCTGCTCTTTCAGCCAATGGGCCAGGGCTAGGGCGTTGCTGGCGTGGCGATCGACTCGCAAAGACAGCGTTTCCAGCCCTTGCAGCAGCAAAAAAGCGTTAAAGGGGCTGAGGGCAGGGCCCAGGTCGCGCAGCCCTTCGACCCGCGCCCGAATGATGAAGGCAATATTGCCAAAGGGGCCATCGGGGCCAAAGGTATCGGAGAAATTTAGCCCGTGGTAGCCCGGCGACGGCTCGGTAAACAGCGGAAACTTGCCGTTGCGCCAGTCAAATCTGCCCGAGTCAACAATCACGCCGCCGATGGAGGTGCCGTGGCCCCCAATCCACTTGGTGGCGCTTTGCACCACAATGTCAGCGCCGTGGTCAATGGGCCGCACCAGGTAGCCCGCCGCCCCAAAGGTGTTATCGACAATCAAAGGAATACCGTTTTCGTGAGCCACATGGGCCAAAGCGGCAAAGTCCGGCACGTTGAACTGCGGATTGCCGATGCTCTCCACGTAGAGCGCCTTGGTATTCTCATCGATCGCCTGGCGAAAGGTTTCGGCATCGTCACCTTCTACCAGTTTCACCCCAATGCCCAGACGAGGTAGGGTTACCTTGAACTGGTTGTAGGTGCCGCCGTAGAGATAGCTGGTGGCGACAATGTTATCCCCCGCCTGGGCCAGAGTGCTAAGGGCGAGAAACTGCGCTGCCTGGCCGCTGGCTGTAGCCAGGGCGGCCGCGCCCCCCTCCAACGCCGCGATGCGCTTTTCAAACACATCGGTGGTGGGGTTCATGATGCGGGTGTAGATGTTGCCAAACTCTTGCAGGGCAAACAGGCGAGCCCCATGGTCGGCATCGTCGAAGGTGTAGGAGGTAGTTTGGTAAATGGGCACTGCGCGAGCGTTGGTACCG contains:
- a CDS encoding O-acetylhomoserine aminocarboxypropyltransferase/cysteine synthase family protein, whose protein sequence is MPHRYETLQVHAGQEPAPGTNARAVPIYQTTSYTFDDADHGARLFALQEFGNIYTRIMNPTTDVFEKRIAALEGGAAALATASGQAAQFLALSTLAQAGDNIVATSYLYGGTYNQFKVTLPRLGIGVKLVEGDDAETFRQAIDENTKALYVESIGNPQFNVPDFAALAHVAHENGIPLIVDNTFGAAGYLVRPIDHGADIVVQSATKWIGGHGTSIGGVIVDSGRFDWRNGKFPLFTEPSPGYHGLNFSDTFGPDGPFGNIAFIIRARVEGLRDLGPALSPFNAFLLLQGLETLSLRVDRHASNALALAHWLKEQPQVEWVNYLGLPEHPYHDRATKYLHNGFGGVLNFGIKGGLEAGRKFINQVKLASHLANVGDAKTLVIHPASTTHQQLGEHEQRSAGVSPDLVRVSVGIEHIEDIKADFEQAFEAL
- the metX gene encoding homoserine O-acetyltransferase MetX produces the protein MSYLHLVSSHTRLYHLPDPLELELGGILPQVQVAYRTWGELSDRADNAVLVCHALTGTADVDDWWQPLLRPGRTLDPTQDFVVCSNILGSCYGTTGPTSLNPATGQPYGAAFPAITVRDMVQVQAKLLEGLGVKSLRLVIGGSLGGMQALEWGLQYGDRVESLAVIAAPGRHSPWCIGLSEAQRQAIYTDPLWQGGYYSPDRPPAQGLAVARMIAMSTYRSWASFHHRFGRNPPTQSSSAQPSTPYAVTQYLHHQGDKLVKRFDANTYVTLTHAMDRHDVGAVHPGQDADRRYQAALASIHHPTLVVSIDSDLLYHPAEQQELAELMPQAQLGWLYSPHGHDAFLIDMENLNEQVVAFRQRWALVNR
- a CDS encoding prohibitin family protein, whose translation is MVDLSSNRDRAAASPWGSGATLAAWILLGLLALGLAASFWVVIPAGERGVWMRFGQVQEEILAEGLHFLIPLVDSVETLSTRVQKQEIATEAASKDLQDVFSDVALNWHILPDQANLVYRQIGDEPAVVRSIINPAIEEVIKAVIAHYTAEEVITQRDQVKAEVDAGLRSRLSPYNLAIDDVSLTTIHFSQQFRDAVEAKQIAVQEAKQAEFVAKKALRQAEIEINLARGTAEAHQILLETLTPNVLKYEALQKWDGRLPMISGEGTSTVIELDDLLPSDGK
- a CDS encoding LysR family transcriptional regulator — protein: MKLEQLRVFLAVAEHLHFTRAADSLYITQPAVSASIQTLEEEYGVKLFHRIGRHIELTDAGEMLQIEAQKILDQVELTAQGLRELNDLQRGGLKVGSSLTVGNYWLPHKISHFKQHYPGISINCTIANAEEIVSGTVSGMFDLGLVTGEVKPSLSQNLSVSVIGQDVVAIVVGQSHPWFGRDRISLTEITDTVWIMREPGSGSRYMFEQSLQGWGVDPSTLEIALILTTSEMIKAVVEGGIGAAALPRSIVRSELKLGTLKAIEIVDDIDAPQHTYEMTQPVILLRHQKRFRTRISKTFEEILVEPEKVAV
- a CDS encoding cadmium resistance transporter codes for the protein MAKFVNPHRRGAAIVTDLLTTLGRSSMAFAATNLDDIVILMLFFSQVGAALGKRHIVAGQYVGFAGLVALSLPGFFGSLLFPRPWIGLLGVVPIVIGLSQLLSVVADEASGEDTGEVLLAPTSGGSGWLSPQTTSVAAITMANGGDNVGIYMPMFASSDGLGLGVTLAVFFGLVGVWCFVAYQLTQVGAIAALLTRYGSQVVPFVLMALGGLILVDSHTLEYRGLTALTLTILGICVIHLLRETMRLSAAVAVGKPMPAAQRMDG
- a CDS encoding Crp/Fnr family transcriptional regulator, whose amino-acid sequence is MLGQLDSLAGLSNPPVAARLQGLSLEQLQRLPVSGSSHFGRRSYLPAASDRLWLLKAGAVRTLTYLEDGTAIALGLWSAGDIVGKFLSNAEPYLIEAVNDVEAVCISLSDWQPPVDVITSYLKHAEALMVVRTHRRAEAALLGLLQWLANRFGLQLERGCLIDLKITHQDLADFSGLSRVTVTRLLRQFEEQGLIYRRSRQLILAESSDHWHYEI
- a CDS encoding cadmium resistance transporter, yielding MPSLPQTLIKAALAFVATNLDDFVLLMVFFSQVPNRFSHRQIFWGRYLGFAALVILSLPGFFGGLVLPKAYVGLLGLLPIAIGLRQLFRREDEAEGQVVPPKLPLLNAQMAAIAGITLANGGDNIGIYVSLFAGQTWAELGLTLLVFGVLVALWYWLARGLVDQPGVRDRLTVVGHRLMPLVLIGLGLFILVDGGTYRLIGR
- a CDS encoding YidH family protein; the protein is MTQSSQAIDTPPTGDRPQGTTAPAPSPKPASRTRDHLANERTYLAWMRTAIALIGFGVLIARLRYLVSPDVPGTGQGWLVGLGLSSIGLITVLLSTWHYFAVLDAIESSTYEPSRRWVILFSLVVTLLGAGVLYVLFSAPASVKGFSMM
- a CDS encoding sulfite exporter TauE/SafE family protein, with the translated sequence MLRSKIVYHCLNASMLDLLLMASLGFLGSFGHCLGMCGPITVAFSLSQTDSDRDRWQQVRFHLLLNLGRLASYALVGLMIGALGSVLVASGQMAGIGSPLRRGVALVTGLLLIWFGLAQISPGQVPKVPLLNPMAQASWHNRLSRAMQALSLNPQRWTPLLLGLAWGLMPCGFLYAAQLKAAETTDLWWGGATMLALGLGTLPMMLGVGVSTAWVSSDRRGQLFRLGGWITLLIGLLTLLRGSDMIDFTGHGALVLLLLALIARPLSRLWPALLVYRRTLGVGTFVLSVAHVAHMVTMGWNPAALPFLLPSLQAGGWSGMVAFGLMVPLALTSFNRAQASLGQHWRRLHLLIIPTFGLAVTHTLLLGSSYLGAFERSTRHWLAAAALVVLALLALLLRWRLFWSLLSLEKYYAPAKS